The following are from one region of the Capsicum annuum cultivar UCD-10X-F1 chromosome 1, UCD10Xv1.1, whole genome shotgun sequence genome:
- the LOC107844414 gene encoding eukaryotic translation initiation factor 4G: protein MALNSEETTSARTQNQHNTQQDDQIHHNHPLYVHPSDTQGSILTSIKLQGSENYSLWSKSMKLVLQGKNKLGFVLGTCKKENYQSNLHDLWDRCNAIVLGWILNTVSKELITSVIYGSDAHKVWEDLRERFNKVNASRVFFLHKEIATLTQGTSSVSTYFSRLRELWDEFEALVPPPNCSCPESKNYAEHFHMQKLWQFLMGLNETYDHSRSQILMIYPLPNVNQAYAMIVNVESQRRSMIGNFGGILSEVGDSTALMSNRNANYHNNHNNYNSGYNNNSGNLGSTFSGYNSGFRPRNNAGKSGLFCDYCKIKGHTKDVCRKLHGYPSDWKFKKKGHQSRSYANNVVNTDYTTSDEQQPYTRYADSHIADSHPYFESSSEEQFVPFFTMEQHSQILQMLNRGKEHMSEPVTKLNKLTPQNFEKLFQQVEEVNIDNVVTLNGVVSQIFDKALMEPTFCEMYANFCQHLAAELPDLSVDKEKITFKRLLLNKCQEEFERGEREEQEANVTNEEGEVKLSAEEREEKRVKARRRRLGNIRLIGELYKKRMLTERIMHECIKKLLGDYQNPDEKNVEALCKLMSTIGEMIDHAKAKEHMDAYFDRMEKLSNNMKLSSRVRFMLKDSIDLRKNKWQQRRKIEGPKKIEEVHRDAAQERHLQATRLARTPSLGGSNRRGQPMDFAPRGSMLSSPGPQMGGFRPMSPQVRGYGLQDVRVDERHSFENRTLSLPLTQSPLGDDPITLGPQGCLAKGMSSRGQPAGPSTPFTDNMPSFGDSRRMTHAQNGYGSLPECPPYGSREELMPKYMPERLSSQHDQASAPERNLPYGSKDRGFDAARPVSPLVRSGGPTSTQNVAPDKIWSEERLRDMSLAAIKEFYSAKDEKEVALCVKDLNSPSFYPSMISLWVTDSFERKDEERDLLAKLIIDLTISRDVAISQDQLIKGFENVLTTLEDAVNDAPRASEFLGRIFGKVILENVIPFNEIGRLIYNGGEEEGRLVEIGLAAEVVGSTLEMIKLEQGDSVVSEICRSSNVRLESFRPQGSSKQWKLDKFI from the exons ATGGCTCTCAACAGTGAAGAAACAACATCAGCTCGGACGCAAAATCAACACAACACTCAGCAAGATGATCAAATACATCACAATCATCCACTGTATGTGCATCCTTCGGATACTCAAGGTTCTATTCTTACCTCTATTAAGCTACAAGGCTCAGAAAACTATTCATTATGGAGCAAATCCATGAAATTGGTACTACAAGGAAAAAACAAGCTAGGTTTTGTTTTAGGAACTTGTAAGAAGGAAAATTATCAGTCTAATCTTCATGATCTGTGGGATAGATGCAATGCCATTGTATTAGGATGGATTTTGAACACCGTCTCGAAGGAGTTAATTACTTCTGTAATCTACGGATCCGATGCGCACAAAGTATGGGAAGATCTTAGGGAGAGATTCAATAAAGTAAATGCATCTCGAGTCTTCTTTCTTCACAAAGAAATAGCTACACTCACACAAGGAACGTCATCTGTTTCTACTTATTTCAGTCGTTTAAGAGAGCTTTGGGATGAATTTGAAGCTCTAGTGCCTCCACCAAATTGTTCATGCCCTGAATCGAAGAATTACGCTGAACATTTCCACATGCAGAAGCTATGGCAATTTCTCATGGGCTTAAATGAGACGTATGATCATTCTAGAAGTCAGATCCTCATGATATATCCACTTCCAAATGTTAATCAAGCCTATGCCATGATTGTGAATGTAGAAAGTCAAAGGAGAAGTATGATAGGTAATTTCGGAGGAATACTCAGTGAAGTTGGAGACTCAACAGCTCTTATGAGTAACAGGAATGCAAATTATCACAACAATCATAACAATTACAACTCGGGGTACAATAACAACAGTGGAAATCTTGGAAGCACTTTCTCAGGTTATAATAGTGGGTTCAGACCTAGAAACAATGCTGGAAAATCAGGTTTATTTTGTGACTACTGTAAGATCAAGGGTCATACAAAAGATGTGTGCAGAAAGCTACATGGTTATCCATCAGACTGGAAGTTCAAAAAGAAGGGACACCAATCAAGGTCGTATGCTAACAATGTTGTGAACACTGACTATACAACATCTGATGAGCAACAACCTTACACTCGATATGCAGATTCTCATATTGCAGACTCTCATCCATACTTTGAATCATCTTCTGAAGAACAATTTGTTCCCTTCTTTACTATGGAGCAACATTCTCAGATTTTGCAGATGCTAAATAGAGGTAAGGAGCATATGTCTGAACCAGTTACTAAGTTAAATAAGCTAACTCCACAGAACTTCGAAAAATTATTCCAGCAAGTGGAAGAAGTCAATATTGACAATGTTGTGACACTCAATGGTGTAGTCTCTCAGATATTTGATAAAGCTTTGATGGAGCCAACTTTTTGTGAGATGTATGCCAACTTTTGTCAGCACCTAGCAGCCGAGTTGCCTGATTTGAGTGTAGACAAAGAAAAAATCACTTTTAAGAGGTTACTTCTAAACAAATGTCAGGAAGAGTTTGAGCGAGGGGAAAGAGAAGAACAGGAGGCTAATGTGACTAACGAGGAAGGCGAAGTGAAACTGTCAGCAGAGGAGAGGGAGGAAAAAAGAGTAAAAGCACGGAGACGTAGGCTGGGCAATATAAGACTGATTGGTGAACTTTATAAGAAGAGAATGTTGACTGAGAGAATTATGCATGAGTGCATCAAGAAGTTATTAGGTGACTATCAAAATCCTGATGAGAAGAATGTTGAAGCTTTGTGTAAGTTGATGAGTACAAttggggagatgatagatcatGCCAAAGCAAAGGAACATATGGATGCTTACTTCGATAGGATGGAGAAGTTATCTAATAACATGAAGCTTTCTTCTAGGGTGAGGTTTATGTTGAAGGATTCAATTGATCTAAGAAAGAACAAATGGCAGCAAAGGAGAAAAATTGAAGGTCCTAAGAAGATTGAGGAAGTGCATAGGGATGCTGCCCAAGAACGACATTTGCAAGCTACTAGACTTGCTCGTACTCCTAGTCTGGGGGGTTCTAATAGAAGGGGTCAACCCATGGATTTTGCTCCAAGAGGGAGTATGTTATCTTCTCCGGGCCCCCAGATGGGGGGTTTTCGACCTATGTCTCCACAGGTCCGCGGGTATGGCCTGCAGGACGTACGGGTGGATGAGAGACACTCTTTTGAGAATAGGACATTATCACTTCCCCTGACCCAGAGTCCTCTTGGTGATGATCCGATCACACTTGGACCCCAAGGTTGTCTTGCAAAGGGAATGTCTTCCAGGGGCCAACCTGCAGGACCAAGCACTCCATTCACTGATAATATGCCAAGTTTTGGAGACTCAAGAAGGATGACACATGCCCAAAATGGCTATGGTTCTTTGCCAGAGTGCCCCCCGTATGGTTCAAGAGAGGAGCTTATGCCCAAATACATGCCTGAGCGATTATCTAGTCAACATGATCAAGCAAGTGCACCAGAAAGAAACCTGCCTTATGGGAGTAAGGATCGTGGATTTGATGCAGCTCGGCCTGTTTCACCACTTGTAAGAAGTGGAGGGCCAACTTCCACACAGAATGTTGCTCCTGACAAGATTTGGTCAGAAGAGCGTCTGCGGGACATGTCTTTGGCTGCTATCAAGGAATTCTACAG TGCGAAAGATGAGAAAGAAGTTGCGTTGTGTGTAAAAGACCTGAATTCACCCAGCTTCTATCCATCAATGATCTCACTTTGGGTTACTGATTCCTTTGAGAGGAAAGACGAGGAAAGGGATCTTTTGGCAAAGCTTATAATTGATCTAACTATTTCTCGAGATGTGGCGATAAGTCAAGATCAGCTAATTAAAGG GTTTGAAAATGTTCTGACTACCTTGGAGGATGCAGTAAATGATGCCCCTAGAGCATCAGAATTTCTTGGTCGCATCTTCGGGAAGGTTATATTGGAAAACGTGATACCGTTTAATGAAATTGGGCGTTTGATATACAATGGCGGGGAAGAGGAAGGACGCCTTGTGGAGATTGGGCTTGCTGCTGAAGTTGTTGGGAGCACATTGGAGATGATAAAGCTAGAGCAAGGTGATTCCGTGGTGTCAGAGATCTGCAGAAGCTCTAATGTGCGGTTAGAGAGCTTCCGGCCTCAAGGTTCCAGCAAGCAATGGAAGTTAGACAAATTTATTTAG